The genomic window TCGGCGAGTCTGGCAGTCGTCGCCGTGGTCGCGGCCGCCGCTCACCGGGATCCCTTCGACCTGCCACCGCTTCATTCGGCGATCGATTCGAGCGCGCTCGAGGCCCTGTTTTCGAAGTCGACCACCAGCAGGCAGCGCGTTTCGTTCCGGTACGAGGGGTTCGACGTGACGGTGTTCGACGGGGGCACGATCGAGGTCAGTCCGATGGAGGCGGCCTAGACCGTAGCGATGTGTCGCGAAACGAGTCTCGAGACGAGGAAAACGTATGGAGACGCGTAGTCGGGAGATCGAACGGAACGAGCGCC from Haloterrigena sp. KLK7 includes these protein-coding regions:
- a CDS encoding HalOD1 output domain-containing protein, with protein sequence MTFSQETLGPVEIIDSMPFVEVDVDSERFRAAFDSDRDSASLAVVAVVAAAAHRDPFDLPPLHSAIDSSALEALFSKSTTSRQRVSFRYEGFDVTVFDGGTIEVSPMEAA